One Natrinema longum genomic window carries:
- a CDS encoding 2-oxoacid:acceptor oxidoreductase subunit alpha → MAEDLNWAVGGEAGDGIDSTGKIFAQALARAGRHVFTSKDFASRIRGGYTAYKIRTSVEQVQSVVDRLDILVALTQRTIDENLDELHEGSAIIYDGERSWEAEIPDEMTAVDVPLKSLAEEAGGAIMRNIVALGAACEITGFDVEYLDEALEKRFGGKGSKIVENNKAAARAGQEYVQENYDLDHLGYNIETTDSDYVLLNGNEAIGMGAIAAGCRFYAGYPITPATSIMEYLTGRIEEYGGHVVQAEDELSAINMSLGAARAGARSMTATSGAGIDLMTETFGLVATSETPLVIADVQRSGPSTGMPTKQEQGDLNMALYGGHGEVPRFVVAPTSITECFWKTVEAFNLAEKYQTPVFLVSDLAMSVTEQTFPPEAFDMDEVEIDRGKLVDEDEVDEWLDAQGHFRAHAVTDDGVSPRAIPGTTDAAHMSTGLEHDELGRRTEAEDERVHQVDKRNRKVETARDDEDWDYREFGDPDADNLIISWGSNEGALVEALDYLREDGIDVHVISVPYIHPRPDLTEEIEAADETIVVECNANGQFADVIEHDVLTRVKRINKYTGVRFKADELADDITEKLSEEVPA, encoded by the coding sequence ATGGCTGAGGACCTCAACTGGGCGGTTGGAGGCGAAGCCGGGGACGGCATCGACTCCACGGGCAAGATCTTCGCTCAGGCACTCGCCCGAGCCGGACGGCACGTATTCACCTCGAAAGACTTCGCGTCACGGATCCGCGGGGGGTACACGGCGTACAAGATCCGCACCTCCGTCGAGCAGGTCCAGAGCGTCGTCGACCGACTGGATATTCTGGTCGCGCTCACTCAGCGGACGATCGACGAGAACCTCGACGAACTCCACGAGGGAAGCGCCATCATCTACGACGGTGAGCGATCCTGGGAGGCCGAAATCCCCGACGAGATGACCGCAGTCGACGTGCCGCTGAAATCGCTGGCCGAGGAGGCCGGCGGCGCGATCATGCGCAACATCGTCGCGCTCGGTGCCGCGTGCGAGATCACCGGCTTCGACGTCGAATACCTCGACGAAGCCCTCGAGAAGCGCTTCGGCGGCAAGGGCTCGAAGATCGTCGAGAACAACAAGGCAGCCGCTCGAGCCGGCCAGGAGTACGTTCAGGAGAACTACGATCTGGATCACCTCGGGTACAACATCGAGACGACCGACAGCGACTACGTCCTCTTGAACGGCAACGAGGCGATCGGCATGGGTGCGATCGCCGCCGGCTGCCGGTTCTACGCCGGGTATCCGATCACGCCCGCGACCTCGATCATGGAGTACCTGACCGGTCGCATCGAGGAGTACGGCGGCCACGTCGTGCAGGCCGAAGACGAGTTATCGGCGATCAACATGTCCCTCGGTGCCGCACGGGCCGGTGCTCGATCGATGACCGCGACGTCGGGAGCCGGGATCGACCTCATGACCGAAACCTTCGGTCTGGTCGCGACCAGCGAGACGCCACTGGTCATCGCCGACGTTCAGCGCTCGGGTCCCTCGACGGGGATGCCGACGAAACAGGAACAGGGCGACCTGAATATGGCACTGTACGGCGGCCACGGCGAAGTCCCGCGGTTCGTCGTCGCCCCGACGTCGATCACCGAGTGTTTCTGGAAGACCGTCGAAGCGTTCAACCTCGCCGAGAAGTACCAGACGCCGGTCTTCCTGGTCTCGGACCTGGCGATGTCGGTCACCGAACAGACGTTCCCGCCCGAGGCCTTCGACATGGACGAGGTCGAGATCGACCGTGGCAAACTCGTCGACGAGGACGAGGTCGACGAGTGGCTCGACGCACAGGGCCACTTCCGCGCCCACGCCGTCACCGACGACGGTGTCAGCCCGCGTGCCATCCCCGGCACGACCGACGCCGCACACATGTCTACCGGCCTCGAGCACGACGAGCTCGGCCGCCGGACGGAAGCGGAAGACGAACGCGTCCACCAGGTCGACAAGCGCAATCGCAAGGTCGAGACTGCCAGGGACGACGAGGATTGGGACTACCGCGAGTTCGGCGACCCCGACGCGGACAACCTCATCATCTCGTGGGGATCCAACGAGGGCGCGCTCGTCGAAGCGCTCGACTACCTCAGAGAGGACGGCATCGACGTCCACGTCATCTCGGTGCCCTACATCCACCCGCGGCCGGACCTGACCGAGGAGATCGAGGCCGCCGACGAGACGATCGTCGTGGAGTGTAACGCGAACGGGCAGTTCGCCGACGTGATCGAACACGACGTACTTACCCGCGTGAAGCGCATCAACAAGTACACAGGCGTCCGCTTCAAGGCGGACGAACTCGCGGACGACATTACCGAGAAACTCTCCGAGGAGGTACCAGCATAA
- a CDS encoding 2-oxoacid:ferredoxin oxidoreductase subunit beta — translation MSSDVRFTDFKSDKQPTWCPGCGDFGTMNGMMKALANTGNDPDNTFVVAGIGCSGKIGTYMHSYALHGVHGRALPVGTGVKMARPDIEVMVAGGDGDGYSIGAGHFVHAVRRNVDMTYVVMDNRIYGLTKGQASPTSRSDFETSTTPEGPKQPPVNPLALALASGASFIAQSFSSDAMRHAEIVEKAIEHDGFGFVNVFSPCVTFNDVDTYDYFRDSLVDLEEEGHDPTDYEAAKEVILDSDKEYQGVLYQDENSVPYHEQHGVTEDMSEIPDGAPEDAMDLVREFY, via the coding sequence ATGAGCTCCGACGTACGATTCACCGACTTCAAATCCGACAAGCAGCCGACGTGGTGTCCCGGATGCGGCGACTTCGGGACGATGAACGGCATGATGAAAGCCCTCGCGAACACCGGCAACGATCCCGACAACACCTTCGTGGTGGCGGGCATCGGCTGTTCCGGCAAGATCGGGACCTACATGCACAGCTACGCCCTGCACGGGGTTCACGGTCGCGCGCTACCGGTCGGGACCGGCGTCAAGATGGCCCGCCCCGACATCGAGGTCATGGTCGCCGGCGGGGACGGTGACGGCTACTCGATCGGTGCCGGTCACTTCGTCCACGCCGTCCGCCGGAACGTCGACATGACCTACGTCGTCATGGACAACCGCATCTACGGACTGACCAAGGGGCAGGCCTCGCCGACCTCGCGGTCGGACTTCGAGACCAGCACGACGCCCGAGGGGCCAAAGCAGCCGCCGGTCAACCCGCTTGCCCTCGCGCTGGCCTCCGGCGCGAGCTTCATCGCCCAGTCCTTTAGTTCGGACGCGATGCGCCACGCCGAGATCGTCGAGAAGGCCATCGAACACGACGGCTTCGGCTTCGTCAACGTCTTCAGCCCGTGTGTCACGTTCAACGACGTCGACACCTACGACTACTTCCGCGACAGTCTCGTCGACCTCGAGGAGGAGGGCCACGACCCGACCGACTACGAGGCCGCCAAGGAGGTCATCCTCGACAGCGACAAGGAGTATCAGGGCGTCCTGTATCAGGACGAAAACTCCGTGCCGTACCACGAGCAACACGGCGTCACCGAGGACATGTCCGAGATTCCCGACGGCGCACCCGAGGACGCGATGGACCTCGTCCGCGAGTTCTACTAA
- a CDS encoding DUF6517 family protein, translated as MTLSRRSVLATGAAGTLTLTAGCLGFVLGNEPLEFDADQAAPADGALENTGYSEETATQETLERTEEIGGVERDFEASIWTSTYLKTVDYGGQTRDGSAFAAVSVPGMEVVGQSVNPLDEMSNKELLEQFLSEVDGEHGDVRDIQHENSFSLEILDDSRDVDTFVGTTDLEGESIDVEIKITSFDHESDLLVLLGVFPETLTEESANVELLMESAEHPVEN; from the coding sequence ATGACTCTCTCGCGACGATCGGTGCTCGCCACGGGCGCAGCCGGGACGCTCACACTGACCGCCGGCTGTCTCGGGTTCGTCCTCGGGAACGAGCCCCTCGAGTTCGATGCCGACCAGGCCGCGCCGGCCGACGGAGCCCTCGAGAACACCGGCTACAGCGAAGAGACGGCCACCCAGGAAACGCTCGAGCGAACGGAGGAAATCGGCGGCGTCGAACGCGACTTCGAGGCGTCGATCTGGACGTCGACCTACCTGAAGACGGTCGACTACGGGGGCCAAACGCGCGATGGAAGTGCCTTCGCGGCCGTCTCGGTTCCGGGGATGGAGGTCGTCGGCCAATCGGTCAACCCGCTCGACGAGATGTCGAACAAAGAGCTGCTCGAGCAGTTTCTGAGTGAGGTCGACGGCGAGCACGGCGACGTCAGGGACATCCAACACGAGAACTCGTTTTCCCTCGAAATCCTCGACGACAGCCGGGACGTCGATACGTTCGTCGGCACAACGGACCTCGAGGGGGAATCGATCGACGTCGAAATCAAAATTACGTCGTTCGATCACGAGAGCGATCTGCTCGTCCTGCTCGGAGTCTTCCCGGAGACGCTCACCGAAGAGTCGGCGAACGTCGAGTTGCTGATGGAATCCGCCGAGCATCCGGTCGAAAACTGA
- a CDS encoding pyridoxal phosphate-dependent aminotransferase translates to MTDFATRVENVSISGIREVFEAAGEDAINLGLGQPDFPTPAHARRGAIEAIEAGRADAYTSNKGIRQLREAISAKYDRDYGLEIDPGDVIATSGGSEALHLVLEAHVDPGDEVIFPDPGFVSYDALTHIADGTPKPVGLRDDLTLDPATVEDAITDETAAFVVNSPANPTGAVQSEADMREFARIADEHDVLCISDEVYEHIVFEGEHHSPLKFAETDNVVVVSACSKTYSMTGWRLGWVVASNRRIERMLRVHQYSQACASAPAQFAAEAALTGPQEPVQEMVETFEERRDLVLDGLTDAGLEVPTPEGAFYAMPKVPEGWCEEVLERGVVVVPGDAFGANGEGYARLSYATGTEELKEALEIIDDATRAVR, encoded by the coding sequence ATGACTGACTTCGCAACTCGAGTCGAGAACGTGTCGATCAGCGGTATTCGTGAAGTGTTCGAGGCCGCGGGCGAGGACGCGATCAACCTCGGACTCGGGCAGCCGGACTTCCCGACCCCCGCCCACGCACGTCGCGGGGCGATCGAGGCGATCGAGGCCGGGCGGGCCGACGCCTACACCTCCAACAAGGGGATCCGCCAGCTCCGAGAGGCGATTTCGGCGAAGTACGATCGGGACTACGGCCTCGAGATCGATCCGGGGGACGTCATCGCGACGTCGGGCGGGAGCGAGGCGCTGCATCTCGTGCTCGAGGCCCACGTCGATCCGGGCGACGAAGTGATCTTCCCCGACCCCGGCTTCGTCTCCTACGACGCCTTGACCCACATCGCGGACGGCACGCCGAAGCCGGTCGGCCTGCGCGACGATCTGACGCTCGACCCCGCGACGGTCGAGGACGCGATCACCGACGAGACGGCGGCGTTCGTCGTCAACAGCCCGGCGAACCCGACGGGGGCCGTCCAGAGCGAGGCCGACATGCGCGAGTTCGCCCGCATCGCCGACGAACACGACGTGCTCTGCATCTCCGACGAAGTCTACGAGCACATCGTCTTCGAGGGCGAGCACCACTCGCCGCTGAAATTCGCGGAGACCGACAACGTCGTCGTCGTCAGCGCCTGCTCGAAGACCTACTCGATGACTGGCTGGCGTCTCGGCTGGGTCGTCGCCTCGAACCGCCGCATCGAGCGCATGCTGCGGGTCCACCAGTACAGCCAGGCCTGTGCCTCCGCGCCCGCACAGTTCGCCGCCGAGGCCGCCCTGACCGGTCCACAGGAACCGGTCCAAGAGATGGTCGAAACGTTCGAGGAACGGCGCGACCTCGTCCTCGACGGCCTCACCGACGCCGGCCTCGAGGTACCCACCCCCGAAGGAGCCTTCTACGCGATGCCGAAGGTGCCCGAGGGCTGGTGTGAGGAAGTACTCGAGCGCGGCGTCGTCGTCGTCCCCGGCGACGCCTTCGGGGCGAACGGCGAGGGATACGCGCGACTGTCCTACGCGACGGGAACCGAGGAACTGAAAGAAGCGCTCGAGATCATCGACGACGCGACTCGAGCCGTTCGATAG
- a CDS encoding FAD-binding oxidoreductase yields the protein MATTPTDETEIEQLAGTLRGELVQPDDPAFDDARAIYNAMIDTHPRLIARCANVADVLSAVQFGREHDLETAIRGGGHSTPGLGTVDDGLVIDLSEMTGIRVDPAAKTVHVEPGCTWGDVDHATHAFGLATVSGVISTTGVGGLTLGGGHGYLSRTYGLTIDNLVSADVVLADGRLVHASADENEDLFWALRGGGGNFGVVTSFEFQLHPVETVIAGPLFWPIEELESTMRWYREWLPEAPEDVYAFYMTAEVPGDPFPSELHGESVCGVMWCYLGPADAVEDVIQPAREVAEPLFEHIGPMPYPALQTMFDDLYPPGDHHYWKGDFVHELTDDAIAEHRRFSEVPTTKSSMHLYPIDGAVHNVAEDETAWSMRDATWSMVIVGVDPDPTATESITEWVRDYWEAVHPHTAGGSYVNFMMEEGDDRIRATYGDNYERLQEVKAKYDPDNFFAVNQNIEPAG from the coding sequence ATGGCAACGACACCAACGGACGAGACGGAGATCGAACAGTTAGCGGGAACGCTCCGAGGGGAGTTGGTCCAGCCCGATGACCCGGCGTTCGACGACGCGCGTGCGATCTACAACGCGATGATCGACACGCACCCGCGGCTGATCGCCCGGTGTGCCAACGTCGCGGACGTTCTGTCGGCCGTCCAGTTCGGCCGCGAACACGACCTCGAAACGGCGATCCGCGGCGGTGGTCACAGTACCCCTGGATTGGGAACCGTCGACGATGGACTGGTCATCGACCTGTCGGAGATGACCGGCATCCGCGTTGATCCGGCGGCGAAGACTGTCCACGTCGAACCCGGCTGTACCTGGGGGGACGTGGATCATGCGACCCACGCGTTTGGACTGGCAACGGTCAGTGGAGTCATCTCTACGACCGGCGTCGGCGGCCTGACCCTCGGCGGTGGGCACGGCTATTTGAGCCGCACGTACGGCCTGACGATCGACAATCTGGTGAGTGCGGACGTCGTGCTGGCAGACGGCCGACTGGTCCATGCGAGCGCGGACGAAAACGAGGACCTCTTCTGGGCGCTGCGCGGCGGGGGCGGCAACTTCGGCGTGGTCACTTCCTTCGAGTTCCAGTTGCATCCAGTCGAGACGGTTATCGCCGGACCGCTATTCTGGCCGATCGAGGAACTCGAGTCCACGATGCGCTGGTATCGGGAGTGGCTGCCGGAGGCACCGGAAGACGTCTACGCTTTCTATATGACTGCCGAGGTACCGGGTGATCCCTTCCCGTCGGAACTCCACGGCGAGAGCGTCTGTGGAGTCATGTGGTGTTATCTCGGGCCAGCGGATGCGGTGGAAGACGTGATCCAACCGGCCCGTGAGGTCGCCGAACCGCTCTTCGAGCACATCGGGCCGATGCCCTATCCGGCGCTCCAGACCATGTTCGACGATCTGTACCCGCCGGGTGACCACCACTACTGGAAGGGGGACTTCGTGCACGAACTGACCGACGACGCCATCGCCGAACACCGGCGGTTTAGCGAGGTACCGACCACGAAGTCGTCGATGCACCTCTATCCCATCGACGGGGCCGTTCACAACGTCGCCGAAGACGAGACGGCCTGGAGTATGCGCGACGCCACCTGGTCGATGGTCATCGTGGGTGTCGACCCGGACCCGACAGCCACTGAATCGATCACGGAGTGGGTCCGCGACTACTGGGAGGCAGTTCACCCGCACACGGCCGGTGGCTCGTACGTCAACTTCATGATGGAGGAGGGAGACGATCGAATCCGGGCCACCTACGGCGACAACTACGAGCGGTTGCAGGAAGTGAAAGCGAAATACGATCCGGACAACTTCTTCGCCGTGAACCAGAACATCGAACCGGCGGGCTGA
- a CDS encoding DUF790 family protein produces MLTKDLLRVSRAGGGYHPQFAVRSHRPLAARVIGTYQGHVGESRGALEDALTALERDADDFKLVRGLAALLEREAVFETNAAVDPERARRAAFEAAEAVGVVTEDERAMALIRAGESLDVSADDLEAALYADLEDRQVLSAVEPRWDPDGLIAQYNLSLAQTALFDATEVRVRSSDPKALISAIKRLRLMYEIRRDEGAAGDGDLSEREVVVTGPTHLFRATRRYGTRFARLLRTVANADRWQLGATIDDRGTERTLELSDEDPVRVPDAEPVAEVSFDSGVEAAFAARFSNLDLDWTLVREPEPLATGTRVMIPDFAFEYEYGDFRLYFEIMGFWTPEYVAKKLSQLASLEDVDMLVAVDESLGVGEEIAARDHRAIPYSGTVRVKDVADVLREYERQLVAESAAALPAELRPDADVVGLETLAARHDVSTDALADVSFPEHDRVGRTLIRPAVLETLADEIDPGTDLAAANAILEEYGITDSSAILSRLGYRVEWEGLAGGTIVER; encoded by the coding sequence ATGCTGACGAAGGACCTGCTTCGCGTCTCGCGGGCCGGCGGCGGCTACCACCCGCAGTTCGCGGTCCGGAGCCACCGGCCACTCGCCGCCCGGGTCATCGGCACCTATCAGGGTCACGTCGGCGAATCGCGCGGGGCTCTCGAGGACGCACTGACCGCACTCGAGCGCGACGCCGACGATTTCAAACTCGTGCGCGGGCTGGCGGCGCTGCTCGAGCGCGAGGCGGTCTTCGAGACGAACGCGGCCGTCGACCCCGAACGGGCCCGCAGGGCCGCCTTCGAAGCCGCCGAAGCCGTCGGCGTCGTCACCGAGGACGAGCGCGCGATGGCGCTCATCCGGGCGGGCGAATCGCTCGACGTCTCGGCCGACGACCTCGAGGCGGCACTCTATGCGGATCTCGAGGATCGACAGGTCCTGTCCGCGGTCGAGCCTCGGTGGGATCCCGACGGGCTGATCGCCCAGTACAACCTCTCGCTCGCACAGACGGCGCTGTTCGATGCGACCGAGGTTCGCGTCCGCTCGAGCGACCCGAAGGCGCTGATTTCGGCGATCAAGCGCCTGCGATTGATGTACGAGATCCGCCGAGACGAGGGGGCCGCGGGTGACGGCGACCTGTCGGAACGGGAAGTCGTCGTCACGGGACCGACACACCTCTTTCGTGCCACTCGGCGGTACGGCACCCGATTCGCCCGCCTCCTGCGGACGGTCGCGAACGCCGACCGGTGGCAACTCGGGGCGACGATCGACGACCGCGGGACGGAACGGACGCTCGAACTCTCCGACGAGGACCCCGTTCGCGTCCCCGACGCGGAGCCGGTCGCGGAGGTGTCGTTCGACAGCGGCGTCGAGGCGGCGTTCGCCGCCCGGTTTTCGAACCTCGATCTCGACTGGACGCTCGTCCGCGAACCGGAACCGCTCGCGACGGGAACGCGGGTGATGATCCCTGACTTCGCCTTCGAATACGAGTACGGTGACTTCCGCCTCTACTTCGAGATCATGGGCTTTTGGACGCCCGAGTACGTCGCGAAGAAGCTCTCACAGCTCGCGAGCCTCGAGGACGTGGACATGCTGGTCGCCGTCGACGAGTCGCTGGGCGTCGGCGAGGAGATCGCCGCCCGCGACCACCGCGCGATCCCCTACTCGGGAACGGTGCGAGTCAAAGACGTTGCCGACGTCCTCCGGGAGTACGAGCGCCAACTCGTGGCCGAGAGCGCCGCCGCACTCCCCGCCGAGCTCCGCCCCGACGCGGACGTGGTCGGCCTTGAGACGTTGGCTGCCCGCCACGACGTGAGTACGGACGCGCTTGCGGACGTCTCGTTTCCCGAGCACGACCGAGTCGGTCGGACCCTGATTCGACCCGCCGTCCTCGAGACGCTCGCCGACGAGATCGATCCCGGAACCGATCTCGCGGCGGCCAACGCGATCCTCGAGGAGTACGGGATAACCGACTCGAGTGCGATCCTCTCGCGGCTGGGCTATCGCGTGGAATGGGAGGGACTGGCCGGCGGGACGATCGTGGAGCGGTAG
- a CDS encoding DEAD/DEAH box helicase translates to MTRTSDSAAIELRYTDGTVRIDGLEDSIVSPSSLRESVSDLEADPRTGDWRVPAASYADLWAALTKRDVAVDDRVLDLATVSGLHSAYELREYQTTALEAWLETDRWADLPDREPIARAPAGVLELPTGSGKTVIALEAIDRLSVPTLVVVPTIDLLEQWERELEREFGPPIGRFGGGEQRLEPITVSTYDSAYLKADSVGDRFGFVVFDEVHHLGGEGYREIARLLAAPARLGLTATFERPDGAHEVIEAVVGPLVHRVDVDELAGDHLANYDLKRLEVSLTPEEREAYERNQGLFTDYLATSGIEMRSGSDYQELVKRSGNDPEAREALLARQRAREIMLGSEAKLEALAEILADHRDERTIVFTAHNDLAYEVSERFLIPTITHQTGTTERREILERFREGTYTRIATSNVLDEGVDVPDANVAVVLSGSGSEREFTQRLGRILRPTADGERALLYEVVSEDTGEERVASRRR, encoded by the coding sequence GTGACGCGGACCAGTGACTCCGCGGCGATCGAACTCCGCTATACGGACGGTACGGTCCGGATCGACGGCCTCGAGGACTCGATCGTGTCTCCCTCGTCGCTCCGCGAGTCGGTATCCGACCTCGAGGCGGATCCACGGACCGGCGACTGGCGTGTCCCCGCCGCGAGCTACGCCGACCTGTGGGCTGCCCTGACGAAACGGGACGTCGCCGTCGACGATCGCGTCCTCGATCTGGCGACCGTCTCCGGCCTCCATTCGGCGTACGAACTCCGCGAGTACCAGACGACTGCGCTCGAGGCGTGGCTCGAAACCGACCGGTGGGCCGACCTCCCCGATCGCGAGCCGATCGCTCGCGCACCTGCCGGCGTCCTCGAACTCCCGACCGGCAGCGGCAAGACCGTCATCGCGCTGGAAGCGATCGACCGACTCTCGGTGCCGACGCTCGTCGTCGTCCCGACGATCGACCTGCTCGAGCAGTGGGAACGCGAACTCGAGCGGGAGTTCGGCCCGCCGATCGGCCGCTTTGGCGGCGGCGAACAGCGCCTCGAGCCGATCACCGTCTCGACGTACGATTCGGCGTATCTGAAGGCCGATTCGGTCGGCGATCGGTTCGGGTTCGTCGTCTTCGACGAGGTCCACCACCTCGGCGGCGAGGGGTACCGCGAGATCGCTCGACTGCTCGCCGCACCCGCCCGACTGGGGCTGACCGCCACATTCGAGCGTCCCGACGGCGCACACGAGGTGATCGAAGCCGTCGTCGGCCCACTCGTCCACCGCGTCGACGTGGACGAACTCGCGGGCGACCACCTCGCCAACTACGACCTCAAGCGACTCGAGGTCTCGCTCACCCCCGAGGAGCGCGAGGCATACGAGCGAAATCAGGGGCTCTTCACGGACTACCTGGCGACGTCGGGTATCGAGATGCGCAGTGGCTCGGATTACCAGGAACTCGTCAAGCGGTCCGGCAACGACCCCGAAGCGCGCGAGGCGTTGCTCGCACGCCAGCGCGCACGCGAGATCATGCTCGGCAGCGAGGCCAAGCTCGAGGCCCTCGCCGAAATCCTCGCCGATCACCGCGACGAGCGGACGATCGTTTTCACGGCCCACAACGACCTCGCCTACGAGGTCAGCGAGCGGTTCCTGATTCCGACGATCACACACCAGACCGGTACCACGGAGCGACGGGAGATCCTCGAGCGGTTCCGCGAGGGGACCTACACCCGAATCGCGACCTCGAACGTCCTCGACGAGGGCGTCGACGTGCCCGACGCCAACGTCGCGGTCGTGCTATCGGGAAGCGGGAGCGAACGCGAGTTCACCCAGCGACTCGGGCGGATCTTGCGGCCGACGGCCGACGGGGAGCGGGCGCTGCTCTACGAAGTCGTGAGCGAAGATACCGGTGAGGAGCGCGTCGCCAGCCGGAGACGATAG
- a CDS encoding winged helix-turn-helix transcriptional regulator, protein MGESTQQLEVWCAGEDWCSITSTATLIGKKWHTVVVHRLLDNGPLGFNALQEEIGGISSKVLSDVLDDLEEKQLVDREIVNEKPVRVEYSLTELGESLEPVIDAMQTWGKQHLAAASDKDSSIA, encoded by the coding sequence ATGGGAGAGTCGACTCAACAGCTGGAAGTCTGGTGTGCGGGCGAGGACTGGTGTTCGATCACGTCGACCGCCACGCTAATCGGGAAGAAGTGGCACACCGTCGTCGTCCACCGGCTGCTCGACAACGGGCCGCTGGGATTCAACGCCCTCCAGGAGGAAATCGGCGGCATCTCGAGCAAGGTCCTCTCGGACGTCCTGGACGACCTCGAGGAGAAGCAGTTAGTCGATCGGGAGATCGTCAACGAAAAACCCGTTCGCGTCGAGTACTCGTTGACCGAACTCGGCGAATCGCTCGAACCGGTTATCGACGCGATGCAAACGTGGGGAAAACAGCATCTGGCAGCCGCATCGGACAAGGACAGCTCGATCGCCTGA
- a CDS encoding NAD(P)/FAD-dependent oxidoreductase: MSDSERKTRDATGTDHRYEVVVVGGGPAGLTTALYAARLGHETAVFDRGGGRAAMMQDTHNVIGTPESVSGNEFLSTAVEQIESYGADYRREFVTNVERTGESFTLETTDGSAVADRVVLATGFSDERPDPPLPRTGRGLHYCLHCDAYMFVDEPVYVMGHGESAAHVAMIMLNFTDEVDLLLRGDEPTWSDETARLLEGHPVDVVDEDVTGVRNGDDGWLEALEFADGTIREYTGGFAMYGSEYNNGLAVSLGAELTDDGTVAVDDHGRTSVDGLYAVGDLTPGHNQVSVAMGQGAKAGIAIHKELRTFPKSLAELEAEGAVTASDVPAIPDGLRSQAADHSTADGD, from the coding sequence ATGAGTGACTCCGAACGGAAGACTCGCGATGCGACCGGAACCGACCACCGCTACGAGGTCGTCGTCGTCGGCGGCGGCCCGGCGGGATTGACGACCGCGCTGTACGCGGCACGACTCGGCCACGAAACCGCGGTCTTCGACCGCGGCGGTGGACGGGCAGCGATGATGCAGGACACGCACAACGTCATCGGCACCCCCGAATCGGTGTCGGGCAACGAGTTCCTCTCGACCGCCGTCGAGCAGATCGAATCCTACGGTGCGGACTACCGACGGGAGTTCGTCACGAACGTCGAGCGGACCGGGGAGTCGTTTACACTCGAGACGACCGACGGCTCGGCCGTCGCGGACAGGGTCGTCCTCGCGACCGGTTTCTCCGACGAGCGGCCCGACCCACCGTTGCCCCGAACCGGGCGCGGACTCCACTACTGTCTCCACTGTGACGCGTACATGTTCGTCGACGAGCCGGTGTACGTGATGGGCCACGGCGAGAGCGCGGCCCACGTCGCGATGATCATGCTCAACTTCACCGACGAGGTCGACCTGCTACTCCGGGGCGACGAACCGACCTGGAGCGACGAGACGGCACGGCTGCTCGAGGGCCACCCCGTCGACGTCGTCGACGAGGACGTGACCGGCGTCCGAAACGGCGACGACGGCTGGCTCGAGGCCCTGGAGTTCGCCGATGGGACGATCCGCGAGTACACCGGCGGCTTCGCGATGTACGGAAGCGAGTACAACAACGGGCTCGCGGTCTCCCTCGGCGCGGAACTGACGGACGACGGCACGGTCGCCGTCGACGATCACGGCCGAACCTCGGTCGACGGGCTGTACGCCGTCGGCGATCTGACGCCGGGACACAATCAGGTCTCCGTCGCGATGGGCCAGGGCGCGAAGGCGGGAATCGCGATCCACAAGGAACTCCGCACGTTCCCGAAATCGCTCGCCGAACTCGAGGCCGAGGGTGCCGTCACCGCGAGCGACGTTCCAGCGATACCGGACGGGTTACGGAGCCAGGCCGCCGACCACTCGACGGCGGACGGAGACTGA